A window of Cohnella herbarum contains these coding sequences:
- a CDS encoding M23 family metallopeptidase: MVILIALCTNGFDFKAYGHSKEKPSEVNDDKQRIRLYEAISLKTGIEWQRIAAIDQYERTLSRAHPKTRPIRDNAIAGVYVSENDWVGRLNPEIADTNPASIQFFHGVGKDGSGDGIADRNKDEDLLYAVTTQVLKYGSAGDDFSIGLWEYYHNTRAVQRVLQFAKLYDHFNRLDLSGHAFPLPLKSTYSFRSTWGNSRGWGGKRIHEGTDIFAGHGVPVRSTCYGVIEIKGWNAFGGWRIGIRDLNSLYHYYAHLSGFDKKLKAGDIVRPGQTIGWVGSSGYGKPGTQGKFPPHLHYGVYRDRGLVEWAFDPYPLLRRWEREERKSLRVSH, from the coding sequence ATGGTCATCCTTATCGCGCTATGCACGAACGGATTTGATTTTAAGGCCTATGGTCATAGCAAAGAAAAACCGTCCGAAGTAAACGATGATAAACAGAGGATCAGATTATATGAGGCGATCAGCCTTAAAACCGGCATCGAATGGCAACGGATCGCCGCAATCGACCAATACGAACGAACGTTGTCCCGAGCCCATCCGAAAACGAGACCGATACGGGATAACGCGATTGCGGGAGTTTATGTTTCCGAAAACGATTGGGTCGGACGATTAAATCCGGAGATAGCGGACACCAATCCGGCTTCCATCCAGTTTTTCCATGGCGTGGGCAAAGACGGATCCGGAGACGGAATCGCGGACCGCAATAAGGACGAAGACCTGTTGTACGCTGTGACGACACAAGTACTTAAATACGGGAGCGCGGGGGACGACTTCAGCATCGGGCTGTGGGAGTATTATCATAATACCCGCGCCGTTCAGCGGGTATTGCAGTTCGCCAAGCTGTACGACCATTTCAATCGGCTGGACTTGTCCGGCCATGCTTTTCCTCTTCCTCTAAAGAGCACGTACTCATTCAGAAGCACATGGGGAAATAGCCGCGGATGGGGAGGCAAAAGAATACATGAAGGAACGGATATTTTCGCAGGCCATGGAGTTCCCGTGCGCAGCACTTGTTACGGGGTTATCGAGATTAAGGGGTGGAACGCGTTCGGAGGATGGCGGATCGGGATACGGGACCTGAACAGCTTGTACCATTATTACGCGCATCTATCCGGCTTCGATAAAAAACTAAAAGCCGGAGATATCGTCCGGCCAGGTCAAACGATCGGATGGGTCGGCAGCTCCGGTTATGGCAAACCGGGTACGCAAGGAAAATTCCCTCCCCATCTGCATTACGGCGTATACCGCGACAGAGGACTCGTGGAATGGGCATTCGACCCCTACCCGTTGCTTCGCCGATGGGAACGCGAGGAGCGCAAGTCTCTTCGCGTTAGCCATTAA
- the kduD gene encoding 2-dehydro-3-deoxy-D-gluconate 5-dehydrogenase KduD, whose translation MKEHQRNLFDLSGKTAIVTGAGRGLGQAIAAGLAEAGANLVLVTNRTSAEETKAKVEAYGRKARIVQVDVADRSQLPTIIDAAIETFGGIDILVNNAGIIRRTPAAEHAYSDWQEVLDVNLNSVFVLSQLAGEFMLEQGSGKIVNIASMLSFQGGINVPGYTASKHAVAGLTKALANEWASKGVQVNAIAPGYMATDNTEALRNDPVRSRQILDRIPAGRWGSDEDMIGPAIFLASEASDYMNGHILCVDGGWMNR comes from the coding sequence TTGAAAGAGCATCAACGGAATTTGTTTGATCTATCGGGTAAAACGGCCATCGTTACCGGAGCGGGACGGGGCTTAGGACAAGCGATCGCAGCGGGTTTGGCCGAAGCGGGCGCGAACCTCGTGCTCGTCACGAATCGTACTTCCGCGGAGGAGACGAAAGCGAAAGTCGAAGCCTATGGCAGGAAAGCGCGCATCGTTCAAGTCGACGTCGCCGATCGCAGCCAACTTCCGACGATCATCGACGCGGCGATCGAGACGTTCGGAGGCATTGATATTCTCGTGAACAATGCCGGGATCATTCGACGTACTCCCGCCGCCGAGCATGCGTATTCCGATTGGCAGGAAGTGCTGGACGTCAACTTGAATTCGGTTTTCGTCCTTAGCCAGTTAGCCGGCGAGTTCATGCTCGAGCAAGGCTCGGGCAAGATCGTCAACATTGCATCCATGCTTTCTTTCCAAGGCGGAATCAACGTTCCCGGCTATACGGCGAGCAAACACGCGGTCGCGGGTCTGACCAAAGCGCTTGCCAACGAATGGGCGTCCAAAGGCGTTCAAGTGAACGCCATCGCTCCGGGATATATGGCTACCGATAATACGGAAGCGCTTCGTAACGATCCGGTCCGCAGCCGCCAAATTCTCGATCGAATCCCGGCGGGCCGCTGGGGATCCGACGAGGATATGATCGGACCTGCGATTTTCTTAGCTTCGGAAGCATCCGATTACATGAACGGGCACATCCTGTGCGTGGATGGCGGCTGGATGAATCGTTAA
- the lipA gene encoding lipoyl synthase, translating into MTTSAKPRKPEWLKIKLTTGEPYQELKQVMRSKTLHTVCEEARCPNIYECWANRTATFMILGDICTRACRFCAVKTGLPTELDLQEPERVAEAAEQMGLKHCVVTSVARDDLKDGGASIFAATVKAIRKRLPFCSVEVLIPDFLGNSDSLQTVMDVNPDILNHNIETVARLSNRVRAKAKYPRSLELLRRAKEMKPDIPTKSSIMLGLGETYEEILQAMDDLRAVDCNILTLGQYLQPSSSHLDVFRYVHPDEFAALKEEGLKRGFSHVESAPFVRSSYHAHEQVKSAEARTNSVREESLT; encoded by the coding sequence ATGACGACTAGCGCTAAACCGCGCAAACCTGAGTGGTTGAAAATTAAATTGACAACAGGAGAGCCCTATCAAGAGCTCAAACAAGTGATGCGGAGCAAGACGCTTCATACGGTTTGCGAAGAAGCGCGTTGTCCGAATATATATGAATGCTGGGCGAATCGAACGGCTACCTTTATGATTTTGGGCGATATTTGCACAAGGGCTTGCCGCTTCTGCGCGGTAAAAACCGGCTTACCGACGGAACTTGATCTGCAAGAGCCGGAACGGGTCGCCGAAGCTGCCGAACAAATGGGCTTAAAGCATTGCGTAGTCACATCCGTTGCCAGGGACGACCTGAAGGACGGAGGCGCGTCGATCTTCGCGGCTACCGTGAAAGCGATCCGCAAACGTCTGCCTTTCTGCAGCGTGGAAGTGTTGATTCCCGATTTCTTGGGGAACAGCGATTCTTTGCAGACCGTAATGGACGTAAACCCGGATATTCTTAATCATAACATCGAGACGGTTGCTCGGCTTTCCAATCGCGTGCGGGCTAAGGCGAAGTATCCACGTTCGTTGGAACTGCTTAGGCGCGCCAAGGAAATGAAACCGGACATTCCGACGAAGTCGAGTATCATGCTCGGACTCGGGGAAACTTACGAGGAGATTCTGCAAGCGATGGATGATCTTCGGGCCGTAGATTGCAATATTTTGACGTTAGGCCAATATTTGCAACCGTCATCCTCGCACTTGGACGTCTTCCGTTACGTACATCCGGATGAATTCGCCGCACTGAAGGAAGAAGGTTTGAAACGCGGATTTTCCCATGTGGAATCTGCTCCGTTCGTACGCAGCTCTTATCATGCGCATGAGCAGGTTAAATCGGCGGAAGCCAGAACGAACAGTGTTCGGGAGGAGAGCCTAACATGA
- a CDS encoding globin domain-containing protein — MSSYATLYEALGGAEAIRDLVNRFYPKVQAHPLLAPLFPEDIVPVMEKQILFLTQFLGGPSLYSDEYGHPMMRARHLPFPITPERAAAWLDCMSAALVELSVPEPLRKLTIERLSGPANHFVNTDSDPSAQ; from the coding sequence TTGTCCAGTTACGCTACACTTTACGAAGCGCTTGGTGGCGCCGAAGCCATCCGCGACTTGGTTAATAGATTTTATCCCAAGGTTCAGGCTCATCCGCTGTTGGCTCCGTTGTTTCCGGAAGATATCGTTCCGGTCATGGAGAAGCAAATCTTATTTTTGACGCAATTTTTGGGCGGTCCTTCCCTGTATTCGGACGAATACGGCCATCCGATGATGAGGGCGCGTCATTTGCCTTTTCCGATTACGCCCGAAAGGGCTGCAGCATGGTTAGATTGCATGTCCGCAGCGCTCGTCGAGCTTTCCGTACCTGAACCGCTTCGGAAGTTGACGATCGAGAGATTGTCCGGCCCCGCGAATCATTTCGTCAATACCGATTCCGATCCATCCGCCCAATAA
- the kduI gene encoding 5-dehydro-4-deoxy-D-glucuronate isomerase: MEIRHSTNPADAKHYDTARLRQQYLIESLFVAERIKMVYAHDDRMIIGGALPIKETLTIEAADVLKTEYFLERREVGFINIGGEAVIEVDGERYALGKLDTLYVGKGARELKLSSGDASDPAKIYFTSALAHATYPTRKVSVQEANTLNLGSLESSNERTIHQIIHENGVQSCQLMLGVTLFKPGSVWNTMPAHLHDRRMEAYLYFDMNADARVFHFMGEANETRHLVVANEQAIISPAWSIHSGAGTSSYAFIWAMAGENYTFKDMDVVPMDALK; the protein is encoded by the coding sequence GCAGATGCCAAGCATTATGATACCGCGAGATTACGCCAACAATATTTAATCGAAAGCTTATTCGTAGCGGAACGAATTAAGATGGTGTACGCCCATGACGATCGTATGATCATCGGAGGAGCATTGCCGATCAAGGAAACACTGACGATCGAAGCGGCGGACGTGCTCAAAACGGAATATTTCTTGGAGCGTAGAGAGGTCGGCTTTATTAACATCGGCGGCGAAGCGGTTATCGAAGTGGACGGGGAGCGTTACGCGTTAGGTAAGCTGGATACGTTGTATGTAGGCAAAGGAGCACGCGAACTAAAGCTTTCCAGCGGCGACGCTTCCGATCCGGCAAAAATTTATTTTACCTCCGCGCTCGCTCATGCGACGTATCCAACGCGTAAAGTATCCGTGCAAGAAGCGAATACGCTTAATCTAGGTTCGCTTGAATCCTCTAATGAACGTACGATCCATCAGATCATTCACGAAAATGGCGTACAGAGCTGCCAGTTGATGCTGGGCGTTACTTTATTTAAGCCGGGAAGCGTATGGAACACGATGCCCGCACATCTTCATGACCGCCGCATGGAAGCTTACTTGTATTTCGATATGAATGCCGACGCCAGAGTGTTTCATTTTATGGGCGAAGCGAACGAAACCCGCCATTTGGTCGTCGCTAACGAACAGGCGATCATCTCGCCGGCTTGGTCGATCCATTCCGGAGCAGGCACGAGCAGCTATGCGTTTATCTGGGCGATGGCCGGAGAAAATTATACGTTCAAAGATATGGATGTCGTCCCTATGGATGCGTTAAAATAA
- a CDS encoding nucleoside recognition domain-containing protein: MTILGHKGEKTSRRLALASMFALGGTSLWIGCLAITDTQTALSASLRGVMVWWEVLFPALFPFFVLSELLLGFGIVHLAGTLLDPFMRPLFRLPGVGGFIVAMGFVSGYPVGARLSSRLMEQKLITRNQGERLVAMTTTSDPIFLIGAVCIGFFGSLQAAPILAVAHYSGALLLGIGSRFRVRKSEELEDVKAPSPQGNRFRAALAAMHKARIADGRPFGILLQQSLTSSLALMMIVGGLVVFFSATLDLLVNSGMLNLFRDATASLLQLFGLAPNLSLAFMNGTFEVTLGAKAAASDSGLPLIDRVAVAAFVLSWAGLSVHAQVAGLMSRTAWRYIPFARARLIHGLLAMLIVYLAWPLFRVGKTADTSLPAWSPWFSWSVTESGKSFPIVPAAWPPILFLVIIAAMVITGTIAIGIRNFRIRRETR; encoded by the coding sequence ATGACTATCTTAGGGCATAAGGGGGAAAAAACGTCGCGAAGGCTCGCGCTGGCGAGCATGTTCGCGCTCGGCGGAACCTCATTATGGATAGGGTGCTTGGCCATTACGGATACTCAAACGGCCTTGAGCGCTTCTTTGCGGGGAGTAATGGTATGGTGGGAGGTATTGTTTCCCGCCTTGTTTCCGTTTTTCGTCTTATCCGAACTATTGCTCGGGTTCGGGATCGTTCACTTGGCGGGTACGTTACTTGATCCGTTCATGCGCCCCTTGTTCCGGCTACCGGGCGTCGGCGGTTTTATCGTCGCCATGGGTTTCGTGTCGGGCTATCCCGTAGGTGCCCGCCTCTCTTCGCGCCTAATGGAGCAAAAATTGATCACTCGCAATCAAGGCGAACGCCTGGTAGCCATGACGACGACATCCGATCCCATTTTCCTGATCGGAGCCGTCTGCATCGGTTTTTTCGGAAGCCTGCAGGCCGCTCCCATCCTTGCCGTAGCGCATTATAGCGGAGCGTTGCTGCTTGGAATAGGTTCCCGCTTCCGGGTAAGGAAGTCTGAAGAACTGGAGGATGTAAAGGCCCCCTCCCCTCAAGGCAATCGTTTCCGCGCCGCGTTAGCGGCTATGCATAAAGCCCGTATCGCGGACGGACGGCCCTTCGGAATTTTGCTGCAGCAATCTCTGACCTCTTCCCTGGCGCTCATGATGATCGTCGGAGGTTTGGTCGTATTCTTCTCCGCGACGTTGGATCTCTTGGTCAACAGCGGAATGTTGAACCTGTTCCGCGATGCGACCGCTTCGCTCCTCCAACTGTTTGGCTTAGCTCCGAATTTATCCCTTGCTTTCATGAACGGAACTTTCGAAGTCACTCTCGGAGCAAAGGCGGCCGCCTCCGACTCGGGTCTCCCGTTAATCGATCGGGTCGCGGTAGCCGCGTTCGTACTTTCCTGGGCAGGGCTATCCGTTCATGCCCAAGTCGCGGGATTGATGAGCCGAACGGCTTGGCGCTATATTCCTTTCGCACGGGCACGACTAATTCACGGGCTTCTGGCCATGCTGATCGTCTATCTCGCATGGCCTCTGTTTCGGGTCGGGAAGACAGCCGATACTTCCTTGCCCGCTTGGTCGCCATGGTTTTCTTGGTCCGTCACGGAATCTGGGAAAAGCTTTCCGATTGTCCCGGCGGCATGGCCTCCGATTCTATTTCTTGTCATAATAGCGGCGATGGTCATAACGGGAACGATTGCGATCGGAATACGCAACTTTCGCATAAGACGGGAAACACGTTGA
- a CDS encoding DUF2225 domain-containing protein: MEPLFQIKIDCICCDESFKTSRVRPSLKKAIKTDSDFCSYFKTVNPDHYVVRVCPFCGFSTTENFVGKINDKQRAAYYEKVGSQWQYRDYGGERTAASAMECYKLALLTAQAIGEKDRVIAALLHHIAWLYRYEGKKDQENRFIQFAHDAYLRVYETETDSISNARLMYLIGELNNRLGNYNDAVRWFGRVIHDKKIVDAAMIRASREQWQQIREVMTGRGLELPEEMQQSGA, from the coding sequence GTGGAACCGCTTTTTCAAATTAAAATCGATTGTATTTGTTGCGATGAAAGCTTCAAAACTTCCCGGGTCAGACCGAGCTTGAAGAAGGCCATAAAGACGGATTCCGACTTTTGCTCTTATTTTAAAACCGTTAATCCCGATCATTACGTCGTTCGGGTTTGTCCGTTTTGCGGGTTCTCGACGACGGAAAATTTCGTGGGAAAAATCAACGATAAGCAAAGGGCGGCTTATTACGAGAAGGTCGGAAGTCAATGGCAGTACCGCGATTACGGGGGGGAACGAACGGCGGCTTCGGCAATGGAATGTTACAAGCTGGCGTTGCTAACGGCCCAAGCGATCGGGGAGAAGGACCGCGTTATCGCGGCTTTGCTGCATCATATCGCTTGGCTTTACCGTTATGAAGGGAAGAAGGATCAGGAGAACCGGTTCATTCAGTTCGCTCACGATGCCTATTTGCGCGTTTACGAAACGGAGACGGATTCCATCAGCAATGCCCGCTTAATGTATTTGATCGGCGAGCTTAACAATCGGTTAGGCAATTATAACGATGCGGTAAGATGGTTCGGGCGGGTTATTCACGATAAGAAAATCGTGGACGCCGCCATGATTCGCGCATCCCGCGAGCAATGGCAGCAAATCCGCGAGGTGATGACCGGCAGGGGGCTCGAGCTTCCGGAAGAAATGCAGCAAAGCGGCGCTTAA
- a CDS encoding M3 family oligoendopeptidase, translating into MNQSLSLKWNLESLFPGGSASPQFATFVGESETLCAAWLQQLQADGEVAPDVGKLSGWTERLQTIVSRLREADAFVSCLTSQDMGDKRAVAWTERIQTLSAKFKQAADLFDAKLASVPDPIWQEWSGHSARSAVLFPLNERRDSAKDKLPPALEAVASELAVDGYHGWGEHYNTIVGRIAIPWEENGVTAQLSVGQAANKLDDPVPAIRDLMAIKWEEAWAGQADLGADTLNRLAGFRLKLYGMRGWNDPLREPLRLNRMSRETLDAMWSAVEDGLEPLKRYLALKARRLGKDKLSWHDVDAPIATSQAKIPFEEAAKIITDAFEQFSPDMAKLARKAFNEQWIEAEDRKGKRPGGFCTSAPISKQSRIFMTYSGTPGNVSTLAHELGHAYHGNLVEGLPPLAQDYAMNVAETASTFAEALVSDALLRRAASDEEKLALLDDRLQRAVAFCMNIRARFLFETRFYDRRTQGMLEAADLSELMVEAQKEAFGNALGSWHPHFWASKLHFYITEMPFYNFPYTFGYLFSTGLVAVAEREGAAFSKRYDDLLRDTGMMTVEQLGVSHLGVHLDRPDFWQDAVSRVIADVEAFAELCKE; encoded by the coding sequence ATGAATCAATCCTTGTCGTTAAAATGGAATTTGGAGTCCCTGTTTCCCGGAGGCTCCGCATCGCCGCAATTCGCGACATTCGTCGGGGAATCGGAAACGCTTTGCGCCGCTTGGTTGCAACAATTGCAAGCGGATGGGGAGGTAGCGCCGGATGTCGGGAAACTGTCCGGATGGACGGAACGATTGCAGACGATCGTTTCCCGTTTAAGGGAAGCGGATGCCTTCGTATCTTGCTTAACCTCGCAGGATATGGGCGACAAACGAGCCGTAGCATGGACGGAACGGATTCAGACCCTTTCCGCCAAATTTAAGCAAGCAGCCGATTTATTCGATGCTAAGCTAGCTTCAGTACCGGATCCGATTTGGCAGGAGTGGAGCGGACATTCAGCTAGATCCGCGGTTCTGTTTCCGTTGAATGAGCGAAGGGACTCCGCCAAGGATAAGCTGCCCCCGGCTTTGGAGGCTGTAGCCAGCGAGCTTGCGGTTGACGGTTATCATGGTTGGGGAGAGCATTACAATACGATTGTAGGCCGCATTGCGATCCCATGGGAAGAGAACGGCGTCACCGCTCAGCTTTCGGTTGGTCAAGCCGCGAATAAGCTTGACGATCCTGTTCCCGCGATTAGGGACCTTATGGCGATCAAGTGGGAGGAAGCATGGGCAGGGCAAGCGGATTTAGGGGCGGATACTCTGAATCGTTTAGCCGGATTTCGGTTGAAGCTATACGGCATGAGGGGCTGGAACGATCCGCTCAGGGAGCCGCTGCGGCTTAATCGAATGAGCAGGGAAACGCTAGACGCCATGTGGTCGGCCGTCGAAGACGGATTAGAACCGCTTAAGCGTTATTTGGCATTGAAAGCTCGCCGGTTAGGCAAAGATAAGCTGTCATGGCATGACGTAGATGCACCGATCGCGACCAGTCAGGCGAAAATTCCTTTTGAGGAAGCCGCGAAGATCATTACGGATGCTTTCGAACAATTTTCGCCGGATATGGCGAAGCTAGCCCGGAAGGCATTTAACGAGCAATGGATAGAAGCCGAGGATCGCAAAGGGAAAAGACCCGGAGGCTTCTGCACAAGCGCGCCGATCAGCAAACAAAGCCGAATCTTCATGACGTACTCGGGAACTCCGGGTAACGTTTCTACGCTGGCGCATGAGCTTGGTCACGCGTATCATGGGAATCTGGTTGAAGGGTTGCCGCCGCTGGCCCAAGATTATGCGATGAACGTCGCCGAGACGGCGTCTACTTTCGCGGAGGCGCTCGTGAGCGATGCCCTTCTCCGCAGAGCCGCTAGCGATGAAGAGAAGCTTGCGTTATTGGATGACCGCTTGCAGCGCGCGGTTGCGTTCTGCATGAATATTCGCGCAAGATTCTTATTCGAAACGCGGTTCTACGATCGCCGTACCCAGGGGATGCTGGAAGCCGCCGATTTAAGCGAATTGATGGTGGAAGCGCAGAAGGAAGCATTCGGCAATGCCTTAGGTAGCTGGCATCCGCATTTTTGGGCGTCAAAGCTTCATTTTTATATTACGGAAATGCCGTTCTATAATTTCCCTTACACGTTCGGTTACTTGTTCAGCACGGGATTAGTCGCCGTAGCGGAACGGGAAGGCGCCGCGTTCAGCAAACGGTACGACGATTTGCTTAGGGATACCGGGATGATGACCGTGGAGCAATTGGGAGTCAGCCACCTCGGAGTTCATTTAGACCGACCGGATTTTTGGCAAGATGCCGTATCTAGAGTCATCGCTGACGTAGAAGCGTTCGCTGAATTGTGTAAGGAATAA
- a CDS encoding NAD kinase, with protein sequence MKYALLDRGDRLSRALSEEFHSLAKAKGFQVDDQSPEIVVSIGGDGTLLQAFHRFEDQLEQVSFIGIHTGHLGFYADWKKDELSELLHLMATSEPRKVQYPLLHVEITSREGKSKYLALNEFTLKSVDSTLVSAVHINDEPFEMFRGDGIVISTPTGSTGYNKSLGGAVIHPSLEALQIAEIASINNRIYRTLGSSVILPKHHHCDIVPNLDDELFIGIDHQVLQMSGVTSITCKVADCKITFARHRPFPFWNRVREAFIGSV encoded by the coding sequence TTGAAGTATGCATTGCTTGACCGGGGAGACCGATTATCCCGGGCATTATCGGAAGAGTTCCACTCGCTAGCGAAAGCCAAAGGGTTTCAGGTAGATGATCAATCCCCGGAAATCGTCGTTTCGATCGGAGGAGACGGAACGCTTCTCCAAGCCTTTCACCGTTTCGAAGACCAGTTGGAACAAGTTTCTTTTATCGGAATACATACCGGTCATCTCGGTTTCTATGCCGACTGGAAGAAGGACGAGCTGTCCGAGCTATTGCACCTGATGGCGACTTCGGAACCGCGTAAAGTACAGTATCCTTTGCTGCATGTGGAGATAACGTCCAGAGAAGGAAAAAGCAAATATCTGGCGCTTAACGAATTTACGTTAAAGAGCGTAGATAGCACGTTGGTATCGGCCGTTCACATTAACGACGAACCGTTCGAGATGTTCCGCGGCGACGGCATCGTAATCTCCACCCCTACGGGAAGCACGGGCTACAATAAGAGCTTGGGCGGGGCCGTGATCCATCCCTCCCTTGAAGCTCTGCAGATTGCGGAAATCGCGTCCATCAACAATCGCATTTATCGAACGCTTGGTTCCTCGGTCATATTGCCGAAGCATCACCATTGCGATATCGTACCGAATTTGGATGATGAGCTGTTCATCGGCATCGACCACCAGGTACTGCAAATGTCGGGAGTAACCTCGATCACATGCAAAGTGGCGGATTGCAAAATCACGTTCGCCAGACACCGCCCCTTCCCCTTCTGGAATCGCGTGAGGGAAGCGTTCATCGGATCGGTATAG
- a CDS encoding DeoR/GlpR family DNA-binding transcription regulator — protein MLAVTRHQSILELLENQGTVQVSELSERLSVTPKTIREDLEKLEEKGLLTRIHGGAVSRSDQAEPLLPLQIPNTKHSREKEAIALHALRYIEHDDVIALDAGSTTLEIAKRLPNIPLTVLTNDLHIIRELIMKENIRLVVPGGYRHRNVLIGNEALEWLTRLNVQKLFLSATGVHDKFGLSVFTGELLELKRAYLSGAKEIYGVADHSKFDRAALQTFATLQDLHVLITDDGLDDETLRRYEEGGSVKIERASTEFV, from the coding sequence ATGCTTGCCGTAACGCGTCATCAATCGATACTGGAACTGCTTGAGAATCAAGGAACCGTTCAGGTTTCCGAATTAAGCGAACGTCTCTCGGTTACGCCGAAGACGATCCGCGAGGACTTAGAGAAGCTCGAGGAAAAGGGACTTCTGACGAGAATCCATGGAGGAGCGGTAAGCCGAAGCGATCAAGCCGAGCCGTTGCTGCCATTGCAGATTCCGAATACGAAGCATTCCAGAGAAAAGGAAGCGATCGCGCTCCATGCCCTTCGATATATCGAGCATGATGACGTAATCGCGCTTGATGCGGGAAGCACGACGCTGGAGATCGCCAAACGGCTTCCGAATATTCCGCTTACCGTACTGACTAACGATCTGCATATCATTCGCGAACTTATAATGAAGGAAAACATTCGTCTTGTCGTACCCGGAGGGTATCGCCATCGCAACGTGCTAATCGGCAACGAAGCTTTAGAATGGCTTACGCGACTTAATGTCCAGAAGTTGTTTTTATCGGCAACGGGCGTACACGATAAATTCGGTTTATCGGTATTTACGGGCGAGTTGCTTGAGTTGAAGAGGGCATACCTTTCCGGCGCGAAAGAAATCTACGGCGTAGCGGATCATAGCAAGTTCGATCGAGCGGCGCTACAGACGTTCGCCACTTTGCAGGATTTGCACGTGCTTATTACGGACGACGGGCTCGATGACGAGACGCTCCGTCGGTACGAAGAGGGAGGTTCGGTGAAAATTGAAAGAGCATCAACGGAATTTGTTTGA
- a CDS encoding YutD-like domain-containing protein, with protein sequence MIFMAGGNAYSLMHEHKSGWNPDAFRERYSDVLERFDYIVGDWGYNQLRLRGFYRDGHPRATKESVISSFVDYINEYCNFGCAHFVLTKLDSNALPPDEEISKEESPEAIVARNETGEQVAETAAALSGPIMRWPLKERAGGPVRVPNVTVSAVARAAADAERRNASGNANSNANTSSGSQSRGGHSRQNNEGPNNNRQGRPYNNNGSSNGERRPQQQGQVGGQTSNKQPYPPRGPRPQGGDQTNRVAEDNRMTDAGNANARNDGAARNDNRWQGKNRRRKSFGGKPNHRSDGTASRPEAGTPRSGE encoded by the coding sequence ATGATTTTCATGGCAGGAGGCAACGCGTACTCGCTAATGCACGAGCATAAAAGCGGATGGAATCCGGATGCATTCCGCGAAAGATACAGCGATGTATTGGAGCGTTTCGACTATATCGTCGGGGACTGGGGCTACAACCAGCTTCGCCTCCGGGGCTTTTACCGGGATGGGCATCCGCGAGCGACCAAAGAAAGCGTCATTTCCAGTTTCGTCGACTATATTAACGAGTACTGCAATTTCGGTTGCGCTCATTTCGTGCTGACCAAATTGGATAGCAACGCGTTGCCGCCCGACGAGGAAATCTCGAAGGAGGAATCTCCGGAAGCGATCGTGGCGCGGAACGAAACGGGCGAGCAGGTAGCCGAGACGGCTGCGGCTCTGAGCGGACCGATTATGCGATGGCCGCTTAAAGAAAGAGCGGGCGGTCCCGTGCGCGTTCCTAATGTAACCGTATCCGCGGTGGCAAGAGCCGCGGCGGACGCCGAACGACGCAACGCTAGCGGCAATGCAAACTCGAATGCGAATACGTCCTCCGGCTCGCAATCGCGCGGAGGTCATTCGCGCCAAAACAATGAGGGACCGAATAACAACCGGCAAGGACGCCCTTACAACAACAACGGTTCGTCCAACGGAGAACGCCGTCCTCAGCAGCAAGGTCAAGTCGGCGGCCAGACATCGAACAAGCAGCCTTATCCGCCTAGAGGTCCGCGTCCGCAAGGGGGCGATCAAACCAATCGCGTCGCCGAGGATAATCGGATGACGGATGCGGGCAACGCGAATGCCCGCAACGATGGCGCCGCCCGCAACGATAACCGGTGGCAAGGGAAAAATCGCCGTCGCAAAAGCTTCGGAGGTAAACCGAACCACCGTTCGGACGGAACGGCTTCGAGACCGGAAGCGGGTACCCCGAGATCAGGCGAATAG